The following nucleotide sequence is from Gemmatimonadota bacterium.
GCGACCTTTGCAGTCAACTTTGCGTATTTTACCACAGATGAGTTTGAAGAGACCACATCTTCTCAACCTGGCGGCACGGGACGCATGGCCACAGCGGGCGATATGGCTGTTGGTCTGACCATTGCCAAGCAGGTGACGGATAAGTTGAGTGTGGGTGGTAATCTGCGTTGGGTTCAGGAAGACCTGGATTTGCAATCGTATTCCTCGTATGATATAGATTTTGGTACGCTCTTTTACACGGGCTTTCATTCCACGCGTTTGGGTATGTCGATGCGCAACTTGGGCGGCGACCAGGACGTGATTGGTCAGAAAGCGCGTTTCCCGATGGTGTTCAATCTGTCGGGTGCTGCTGAAGTCTATGGGAATCTGGGTGATCCGCTGTCGCTCACGATAGCCGTTGAACAGATGTTCTTCACGGATTCGATCAACCGTTATCACTTTGGCGCGGAAGCATGGGTTCAGAACATGCTGGCGTTGCGCGGTGGTTACAAGATCGGTTATGATTCCGAATCGTGGACAGTGGGTGCAGGCTTGCGCCAGACGTTGGGCGACCAGAGTGTGGGTGTGGATGTTTCGTATTCAAGGGCTGAGGCACTTGATGAATATCCGATTCGCGTCTCTGTTGGCATCGGCTTCTAAGTGAAGCTCTCCCACCAGATACACAAAAGGCTGCGGTCGAAAGATCGCAGCCTTTTTTATTTTCATTACCGCCTTTATCGGTGTATTTAACCGCCTGCATTGGTCTTTATCACCAATATCAGGCGATTTTTTTGTGTCTTAAAATCTTTATTTATATAAAAAACAACAAGATAGAATCTGAATGAT
It contains:
- a CDS encoding PorV/PorQ family protein, which produces MLKKALLFGLAVVLALPMYAQAQEERPTQASLGPFPVDRTRIPPETDLIKYARVTTTSYGFLKLTGNARSAGMGDAYSSVGNDLSAVFYNPAGATQIERYALTASYLKWIVGSSMGTFAIGAKTNVATFAVNFAYFTTDEFEETTSSQPGGTGRMATAGDMAVGLTIAKQVTDKLSVGGNLRWVQEDLDLQSYSSYDIDFGTLFYTGFHSTRLGMSMRNLGGDQDVIGQKARFPMVFNLSGAAEVYGNLGDPLSLTIAVEQMFFTDSINRYHFGAEAWVQNMLALRGGYKIGYDSESWTVGAGLRQTLGDQSVGVDVSYSRAEALDEYPIRVSVGIGF